A stretch of the Amycolatopsis sp. BJA-103 genome encodes the following:
- the rplU gene encoding 50S ribosomal protein L21: MSAYAIVKTGGKQYKVAVGDVVEVEKLEGEPGTEHTFPAVLFVDGGDVTTDADALAKVSVTGKVVEQTKGPKIRIHKFKNKTGYHKRQGHRQKLTRVEVTGISK, from the coding sequence GTGTCGGCGTACGCGATCGTCAAGACTGGCGGCAAGCAGTACAAGGTGGCCGTCGGCGACGTCGTCGAGGTCGAGAAGCTCGAAGGCGAGCCGGGTACCGAGCACACCTTCCCCGCAGTCCTTTTTGTGGACGGTGGCGACGTCACCACGGACGCCGACGCTCTGGCGAAGGTCTCGGTCACCGGCAAGGTCGTCGAGCAGACCAAGGGTCCGAAGATCCGGATCCACAAGTTCAAGAACAAGACCGGCTACCACAAGCGCCAGGGTCACCGGCAGAAGCTGACCCGCGTCGAGGTCACCGGCATCTCCAAGTAG
- the rpmA gene encoding 50S ribosomal protein L27, translating into MAHKKGASSSRNGRDSNAQRLGVKRYGGQEVNAGEILIRQRGTKFHPGVNVGRGGDDTLFALAAGAVQFGEKRGRKTVNIVPSEA; encoded by the coding sequence ATGGCTCACAAGAAGGGTGCGTCCAGCTCCCGCAACGGTCGCGATTCGAACGCGCAGCGACTGGGCGTCAAGCGCTACGGCGGCCAGGAAGTCAACGCGGGCGAGATCTTGATCCGCCAGCGCGGCACCAAGTTCCACCCCGGCGTGAACGTCGGCCGCGGCGGCGACGACACGCTGTTCGCGCTGGCCGCCGGTGCGGTCCAGTTCGGCGAGAAGCGTGGCCGCAAGACGGTCAACATCGTGCCGTCCGAAGCCTGA
- the obgE gene encoding GTPase ObgE produces the protein MASRFVDRAVIHLTAGDGGNGCASVHREKFKPLGGPDGGNGGNGGDVLLIVDPNVHTLLDFHFRPHARAGNGKMGQGGNRSGAAGDTLEMRVPSGTVVMTEGGEILADLVGSGATFIAAQGGRGGLGNASLASSTRKAPGFALLGEPGESRNLVLELRSVADVGLLGFPSAGKSSLISVLSAAKPKIADYPFTTLVPNLGVITAGSTVFTMADVPGLIPGASEGKGLGLDFLRHIERCAVLVHVIDCATFEPGRDPLSDMDALEEELARYTPSLGGDLADRPRVVVLNKIDVPDAAELAEFVRPELEARGLSVFEISTASRQGLKELTYALAAVVEKYRADQPEPEPEKVVLRPMAVNDAGFTVELDPEEEGAFIVRGVRPERWIRQTTFANDEAVGYLADRLQRLGVEEALARKGAVPGSPVTIGDVQFEWEPSTPAGVAVHMSGRGTDVRLENNSRIGASDRKEARRIRRDGPDGVEDETDDE, from the coding sequence ATGGCGTCCCGTTTCGTGGACCGTGCGGTGATCCACCTGACCGCCGGTGACGGTGGGAACGGCTGCGCCTCGGTGCACCGCGAGAAGTTCAAGCCCCTCGGCGGCCCGGACGGCGGCAACGGCGGCAACGGCGGCGACGTGCTGCTGATCGTCGATCCGAACGTGCACACGCTGCTCGACTTCCACTTCCGCCCGCACGCCCGCGCCGGCAACGGCAAGATGGGCCAGGGCGGCAACCGCTCCGGAGCGGCGGGCGACACGCTGGAGATGCGCGTCCCGTCGGGCACCGTCGTGATGACCGAGGGCGGCGAGATCCTGGCCGACCTGGTCGGCTCCGGAGCCACCTTCATCGCCGCCCAGGGCGGCCGTGGCGGCCTCGGCAACGCGTCGCTGGCCTCCAGCACGCGCAAGGCGCCCGGATTCGCGCTGCTGGGCGAGCCGGGGGAGAGCCGGAACCTCGTCCTGGAACTGCGTTCGGTCGCCGACGTCGGCCTGCTCGGCTTCCCGTCCGCGGGCAAGTCTTCGCTGATCTCGGTGCTGTCCGCGGCCAAGCCGAAGATCGCCGACTACCCGTTCACCACCCTGGTGCCGAACCTGGGCGTGATCACCGCCGGATCGACCGTGTTCACGATGGCCGACGTGCCGGGCCTGATCCCCGGCGCGAGCGAGGGCAAGGGCCTCGGTCTGGACTTCCTGCGCCACATCGAGCGGTGCGCGGTGCTGGTGCACGTCATCGACTGCGCCACCTTCGAGCCCGGGCGCGACCCACTGTCCGATATGGACGCCCTCGAAGAGGAACTGGCTCGCTACACCCCGAGTCTCGGCGGCGACCTCGCCGACCGGCCGCGGGTGGTGGTGCTCAACAAGATCGACGTCCCGGACGCCGCCGAACTCGCCGAGTTCGTCCGCCCGGAGCTGGAAGCCCGCGGGCTCAGTGTGTTCGAGATCTCCACGGCGTCCCGCCAGGGGCTGAAGGAACTGACCTACGCGCTCGCCGCCGTGGTCGAGAAGTACCGCGCCGACCAGCCGGAACCCGAGCCGGAGAAGGTCGTGCTGCGGCCGATGGCCGTCAACGACGCGGGCTTCACCGTCGAGCTCGACCCGGAGGAGGAAGGCGCCTTCATCGTGCGCGGCGTCCGTCCGGAGCGGTGGATCCGCCAGACGACCTTCGCCAACGACGAGGCCGTCGGCTACCTCGCGGACCGTTTGCAGCGCCTCGGTGTCGAGGAAGCGCTGGCCCGCAAGGGAGCCGTGCCGGGCAGCCCGGTCACCATCGGCGACGTCCAGTTCGAATGGGAGCCGTCGACCCCGGCCGGGGTCGCGGTGCACATGTCGGGCCGTGGCACGGATGTGCGGCTGGAGAACAACAGCCGGATCGGTGCCTCCGATCGCAAGGAAGCCCGCCGGATCCGTCGTGACGGCCCGGACGGTGTCGAAGACGAGACGGACGACGAGTGA
- the proB gene encoding glutamate 5-kinase — MSSARDAIAGAKRVVVKVGSSALTTAGDGLDVARLDALVDAIAERVSRGTQIVLVSSGAIGAGLAPLALGKRPRDLATQQAAASVGQLALAHAYAESFGRFSLTVGQVLLTSDDVVRRAHYRNAQNTFTRLLALGAVPVVNENDTVATEEIRFGDNDRLAALVAHLIGADALVLLSDVDGLYDGDPRDGATRKIAEVAGESDVDGITVGMSSSGLGTGGMVSKLAAARTAAGAGIPVLLAAASEAARALTTAEVGTAFAAADSRLSARRFWLGYAAGASGKLHLDDGAVSAVVRRRRSLLAAGITGVEGDFQAGDVVDLVDLRQRTVARGVVAFDAGELPDLIGRSSHDLPAEQRREVVHADDLVPLRR, encoded by the coding sequence GTGAGCTCTGCCCGTGATGCGATCGCCGGCGCGAAGCGGGTGGTCGTCAAGGTCGGTTCCTCCGCGCTGACCACCGCCGGTGACGGTCTCGACGTGGCCAGGCTGGACGCGCTGGTGGACGCGATCGCCGAGAGGGTCTCTCGCGGCACGCAGATCGTTTTGGTGTCCTCGGGGGCGATCGGCGCGGGACTCGCGCCGCTCGCGCTCGGCAAGCGACCGCGTGACCTGGCCACCCAGCAGGCCGCGGCCAGTGTCGGCCAGCTCGCGCTGGCCCACGCCTACGCCGAGTCGTTCGGCCGGTTTTCCCTGACGGTGGGCCAGGTTCTGCTGACGTCGGACGACGTCGTGCGCCGGGCCCACTATCGCAACGCGCAGAACACGTTCACCCGCTTGCTGGCCCTCGGCGCGGTTCCGGTGGTCAACGAGAACGACACCGTGGCCACCGAAGAGATCCGCTTCGGCGACAACGACCGGCTGGCCGCCTTGGTGGCCCACCTGATCGGCGCCGACGCGCTCGTCCTGCTGTCCGATGTGGACGGTCTGTACGACGGAGACCCCCGTGACGGCGCGACCCGCAAGATCGCCGAGGTCGCCGGAGAGTCCGATGTGGACGGAATCACCGTCGGCATGTCGAGCTCCGGGCTCGGCACCGGCGGCATGGTCTCGAAGCTCGCCGCGGCCCGCACCGCCGCCGGCGCCGGGATCCCGGTCCTGCTCGCCGCCGCTTCCGAAGCCGCACGCGCCCTCACCACCGCCGAGGTCGGCACGGCGTTCGCCGCCGCGGACTCCCGGCTGTCGGCCCGCCGGTTCTGGCTGGGCTACGCCGCGGGCGCGTCCGGGAAACTGCACCTCGACGACGGCGCGGTCTCGGCCGTCGTCCGTCGCCGCCGTTCCCTGCTCGCCGCCGGGATCACCGGTGTCGAAGGGGACTTCCAGGCGGGCGACGTCGTCGACCTGGTCGACCTCCGGCAGCGGACCGTGGCGAGAGGGGTCGTGGCCTTCGACGCGGGCGAACTGCCCGATCTCATCGGCCGCTCCAGCCACGACCTCCCCGCCGAGCAGCGGCGAGAGGTCGTCCACGCGGACGACCTCGTCCCCTTGCGTCGTTAG
- a CDS encoding SigE family RNA polymerase sigma factor — MGQTRDADFSEYFAARVQRFRRLAFGMCGDWHGAEDLVQATFIQLYRRWRRIRPDTVDAYARRILLNLFLSRRRKHGRELVTSAPPDQAAPPGYDSHDRIDLERVLSGLTPRQRAMVVLRFLEDLSVAEVASLLGIAEGTVKSQTARGVEALRAVLPSPTSKE, encoded by the coding sequence GTGGGACAAACGAGAGACGCCGACTTCAGTGAGTACTTCGCGGCCCGCGTACAACGATTCCGGCGGCTGGCGTTCGGCATGTGCGGCGACTGGCACGGCGCCGAAGACCTGGTGCAGGCCACGTTCATCCAGCTGTACCGGCGTTGGCGGCGGATCAGGCCGGACACGGTCGACGCCTACGCGCGCCGGATCCTGCTCAACCTCTTCCTTTCCCGAAGGCGGAAACACGGCCGGGAGCTGGTGACCTCGGCGCCTCCCGACCAGGCCGCGCCACCGGGCTACGACAGCCACGACCGGATCGACCTCGAACGGGTGCTCAGCGGCCTGACACCGCGCCAGCGCGCGATGGTCGTCCTTCGCTTCCTCGAAGACCTTTCGGTCGCCGAAGTCGCCTCGTTGCTCGGCATCGCCGAAGGCACCGTCAAAAGCCAGACCGCCCGCGGGGTCGAGGCACTGCGCGCCGTCCTGCCCTCCCCGACGAGCAAGGAGTAG
- a CDS encoding TetR/AcrR family transcriptional regulator: MSEAAPRSPRRAPVERQRDPERTKAQLLEAAKSEFGAKGYAAARVSEIAARAGVNKQLISYYFGGKEGLYNALTATMYDDYVAASEHDMPFAESIRFFVQSGIRDHDLAKLFLWENLTDGAPDAIGVEGQRGFLERQVEYVRARQAAGDFPADLDPAFLLVIFMAAASATLAFPRVVRAVSGQDPQSAEVVEAYGEQLARLIGHLADPGKR; encoded by the coding sequence ATGTCCGAAGCCGCCCCGCGCAGTCCTCGTCGCGCCCCCGTCGAACGCCAGCGCGACCCCGAGCGCACCAAGGCACAGCTCTTGGAGGCGGCGAAAAGCGAGTTCGGCGCGAAGGGCTACGCCGCGGCACGAGTCAGCGAGATCGCCGCGAGGGCGGGCGTGAACAAACAGCTGATCTCGTACTACTTCGGCGGCAAGGAAGGCCTCTACAACGCGCTGACCGCGACGATGTACGACGACTACGTCGCGGCCTCCGAGCACGACATGCCGTTCGCGGAGTCGATCCGGTTCTTCGTCCAGTCGGGGATCCGGGACCACGATCTCGCCAAACTGTTCCTCTGGGAGAACCTGACCGACGGCGCCCCCGACGCGATCGGCGTCGAAGGCCAGCGCGGCTTCCTCGAGCGGCAGGTGGAGTACGTGCGGGCCCGCCAAGCCGCGGGAGACTTCCCCGCCGACCTCGATCCGGCGTTCCTGCTGGTGATCTTCATGGCCGCGGCCAGTGCCACGCTGGCGTTCCCCCGCGTCGTCCGGGCCGTCTCGGGCCAGGATCCCCAGTCGGCCGAGGTCGTGGAGGCCTACGGCGAGCAGCTGGCACGGCTCATCGGTCACCTCGCCGATCCCGGGAAGCGATAG
- a CDS encoding FAD-dependent oxidoreductase, translated as MTTRIAIIGGGTGGLCLAHGLRKAGADVSVHERSRTRTERLQGYRVHINPQGSAALHECLPPELWERFLATTGTTGGEFSFVTERLKDLMVIDSELTWSPDPASNHHSVSRISLHQVLSDGLDGVLHHGKEFVGYRREGEVVVCEFADGSTVEADLVIGADGANSRVRKQFLPEAERIDTGIVAIAGKHPLTAETRERLPVRLTDGPSLVMPRTGAGLFSAPHELDGTASVNDETASYDPVLFDNTSSYIMWAFAADNRRYPDGMSSWDGEALRALVLDLIDGWDPAFKELVAGSPAGSVSRLPVFTSKPVAPWPTSNITLLGDAIHSMTPFRGIGANTALRDARLLCRNLVAARETGDVRTAVADYERQMRDYGFAAVRDSERSARQFVSENRVSRAMARGMFRFFQAIPPLKRKAFSDQGTS; from the coding sequence ATGACCACGAGGATCGCGATCATCGGCGGCGGTACGGGTGGGCTCTGCCTGGCGCACGGGCTGCGCAAGGCAGGGGCCGACGTGTCCGTCCACGAGCGCAGCCGCACCAGGACCGAGCGGCTGCAGGGCTATCGCGTGCACATCAATCCGCAGGGCTCGGCCGCACTGCACGAATGCCTGCCACCCGAACTCTGGGAACGGTTCCTGGCGACGACCGGCACCACGGGCGGCGAGTTCAGCTTCGTGACCGAACGGTTGAAAGACCTGATGGTGATCGACAGTGAACTGACCTGGAGCCCGGATCCCGCGTCGAACCACCATTCGGTCAGCCGGATCAGCCTGCATCAGGTGCTGTCCGACGGGCTCGACGGAGTTCTGCACCACGGCAAGGAGTTCGTCGGCTACCGCCGTGAAGGGGAGGTGGTCGTCTGCGAATTCGCCGACGGGAGCACCGTCGAGGCCGACCTGGTCATCGGCGCGGACGGGGCCAATTCCCGGGTGCGCAAACAGTTCCTTCCCGAAGCTGAACGGATCGACACCGGGATCGTCGCGATCGCGGGCAAGCATCCGCTGACCGCCGAGACCCGGGAACGCCTGCCCGTCAGGCTCACCGACGGCCCGAGTCTGGTGATGCCGCGCACCGGGGCGGGACTGTTCAGCGCGCCGCACGAGCTGGACGGCACCGCGTCGGTCAATGACGAGACCGCGAGTTACGACCCCGTCCTGTTCGACAACACGTCGAGCTACATCATGTGGGCTTTCGCCGCGGACAACCGGCGATACCCGGACGGTATGTCCTCATGGGACGGTGAAGCCCTGCGGGCTCTCGTGCTCGACCTGATCGACGGCTGGGATCCCGCGTTCAAGGAACTGGTCGCCGGCTCGCCCGCGGGCTCGGTGTCCCGGTTGCCGGTCTTCACGTCGAAGCCCGTCGCGCCGTGGCCGACGAGCAACATCACCTTGCTCGGCGACGCGATCCACAGCATGACGCCGTTCCGCGGTATCGGCGCGAACACCGCGCTCCGGGACGCGCGCCTGTTGTGCCGCAACCTCGTCGCCGCGCGCGAGACCGGCGACGTGCGCACCGCGGTCGCCGACTACGAGCGGCAGATGCGGGACTACGGCTTCGCGGCGGTGCGCGATTCGGAACGCAGCGCGCGCCAGTTCGTGTCGGAGAACCGGGTGAGCCGCGCGATGGCACGGGGGATGTTCCGCTTCTTCCAGGCCATCCCTCCGTTGAAGCGCAAGGCCTTCAGTGATCAGGGCACCTCATAG